One segment of Tenrec ecaudatus isolate mTenEca1 chromosome 1, mTenEca1.hap1, whole genome shotgun sequence DNA contains the following:
- the LOC142431341 gene encoding olfactory receptor 7D4-like: protein MESENQTKFSQFFLLGLSQNPELQSLFFGLFLAMYLVTVLGNVLIILAISSDPHLHTPMYFFLSNLSLVDICFITTTVPKMLVNIQTRSKGISYMGCLTQVYFFMIFAGLDNFLLTVMAYDRFVAICHPLHYTVIMNPRLCGFSVLISWVIIFWVSLLHILLMNRLHFCIGTEIPHFFCDLALMIKLACSDTLLNNIFLYIATALLSMFPFTGILFSYSKIVSSLLKISSARGKYKAFSTCGSHVSVVSLYYGTSLGVYLSSAVTLSSQESAIASVMFTVVTPMLNPFIYSLRNKDVQRGLARFLSRAFACA from the coding sequence ATGGaatcagaaaaccaaacaaaattctCCCAGTTCTTCCTGCTTGGCCTCTCACAAAATCCTGAACTTCAGTCGCTCTTCTTTGGACTCTTTCTGGCTATGTACCTGGTCACTGTACTTGGGAATgtgctcatcatcctggccatcagCTCAGATCCCCACctgcacacccccatgtacttcttcctctccaacctgTCCTTGGTTGACATCTGTTTCATCACCACCACTGTCCCAAAGATGCTGGTGAACATCCAGACACGGAGCAAAGGCATCTCTTACATGGGATGCCTCACTCAGGTGTATTTCTTCATGATTTTTGCTGGCCTGGACAATTTTCTCCTGACTGTGATGGCCTATGACAGGTTTGTAGCTATCTGTCACCCCTTGCACTACACAGTTATCATGAATCCccggctttgtggcttctcagtTCTCATATCTTGGGTCATCATATTTTGGGTCTCCTTGCTTCATATTCTCCTGATGAACCGGCTGCATTTCTGTATAGGCACTGAAATCCCACATTTCTTTTGTGATCTGGCTCTGATGATCAAACTGGCCTGTTCTGATACCCTCCTCAATAACATCTTTTTGTATATAGCAACTGCCCTGCTAAGTATGTTTCCCTTCACTGGGATTCTCTTTTCTTATTCTAAGATTGTGTCTTCTTTACTGAAAATATCTTCTGCTCGGGGCAAGTATAAGGCATTTTCCACCTGTGGATCTCACGTTTCTGTGGTGTCTTTATACTATGGGACAAGCCTTGGGGTCTACCTCAGTTCTGCTGTGACTCTGTCCTCCCAGGAAAGCGCTATTGCATCAGTGATGTTCACTGTGGTCACACCCATGCTGAACCCTTTCATCTATAGTCTCAGGAACAAGGACGTGCAAAGAGGCCTGGCACGGTTCCTTAGTAGAGCATTTGCTTGTGCATAA